CAATAAGGCCCGACTCGTCACCTTGCCATTGGCCCAACCCATGACGATCAGGCTATTTCCGGTGAACAGTTCCGCTCCACCGACCAGCACCAGAATCAGCCCCAACGAAAAGACCACGCCGCCCAACAGGCGCGCGGGACCGTAACCGAGGCCGTTCTGGGTCATCACGACGATAAAAAACATCGCCCCGAGGGCGATAAAGGCCCCGGCGAGCACGCTCAGGGCGAACATCGGCGTCAACGCCATCGCCACTTTCTTGACCCCGACCGCTTCGATTCGCTGCGCAATTTGCGCCGGCGCGTAATCGTCGAACTGGAAGGCCGCCGCAGATCCAACCGGCGCGGGCGCGGCGGAATTTTCCGCCTTCTTGGGGGGGGTAGCTGCGCTGCGTGTGTTCTTCGCCATTCGCTCACTCCGTTTTGTAGTGATCCTGCGCAGATAGGGGTACAGTATGGCCATGACGACACGAAAACCCAAGATCAAAAGCGGTTCCGAAACGCAGCCGCCGTTGCGCCGAGGTTGGACCACCGGGGCCTGCGCGGCGGCGGCGGCGAAATCCGCCTATCACGCCCTGTTGACCGGGCGCTTTCTCGACCCCGTCACCGTCGCCCTGCCCAAAGGCGACGCCCCCGCGTTCCCCCTCGCCCGCGCCGAGCTGGGCGACGGCTTCGCCCGCGCCGGAATCGTCAAGGACGCCGGCGACGATCCCGACATCACCCACGGCGCGGAGATTATCGCCGCCGTCGCCCCCGGTCCACGCGGCACCGGCATCACCTTCGCCGCCGGACCGGGTGTGGGTACCGTCACCCTGGCCGGGCTGCCCCTAGCCGTGGGCGAGCCGGCCATCAACCCGGCCCCGCGCAAAATCATCGCCGAGGCGATCGACGCGGTGGCGCGCGAACTGAACGCGTCGGGTCTTTCCCGGGTCTGCCTGCTGTCCGGGGCCGAAGGGATCGACGTGCGCGTCACGGTGTCGATCCCCGGCGGCGAGGAACTGGCGCAAAAAACCATGAATGGGCGGCTCGGCGTCAAGGGCGGGCTATCGATCCTGGGCACCACCGGGGTGGTCATTCCGTATTCGTGCGCATCGTGGATTCACGCCATTCACCGCGGCGTCGATGTCGCCCGCGCCCAAGGCATCGACACCCTGGGCGCGGCCACCGGAAAAACCTCGGAAACCGCGCTGCGCGCGCTTATCCCCCTACCCGAGGCGGCGATCATCGACATGGGCGATTTTGCCGGCGGATTGTTGAAATACCTGCGCAAGGCCCCGGTTTCCCACCTGATCATCGCCGGCGGCTTCGCCAAAATGGTCAAACTGGCCCAGGGCCACGGCGACCTGCATTCGGCGCGTTCGCGGATCGATTTCAAGGACCTCGCCGTGTTGGCGGCGACGGCGGGTGCGGCGCGGGATGACTGCGCGCGGATCGAACGGGCGGCGACCGCCTACGCCGTGTTGCAGGATTTTCCCGAATTGACCCCCAATCTGGCCGCCCTCGTCGCCCGGCGCGCCCGGGCCACCGCCCTGGCGACCCTGTCCGGCGGGGTCGATGTCGATATCCTGGTGATCGATCGCACGGGCCGCCTGATCGGCGATACGCGGCGGGAGCGGGATCGCGTCGATGGTTAAGCGCCTTTTAATCCTAGGCGGCACCTCCGAGGCCGCCGAACTGTCGCACACGGCGGCCAAGACCTTCGCCGGACGCGCCCAGGTCGTCACATCCCTTGCCGGAAGCACGCGCAGCCCCCGTCTCGACCTCGCCGGAGGCGTACGCCGAGGCGGCTTCGGTGGCATCGAAGGGCTGTCTCGCTATTTGAGGGACGAGAACATCGCCGCCGTGATCGACGCCACCCACCCTTTCGCCGAAACCATCTCCGGTCATGCTTATTGCGCCTGCTTGCGCACCGCCACGCCACTGCTCCGCCTGGAGCGCCCGGCGTGGACGCTACCGCCCGCGGCGCGCTGGGTCGAGGTGGCGACAATGACCGCCGCGGTCGAAGTCTTGGGCGGATTCGCGCGGCGGGTATTTTTGGGGATCGGGCGAAAAAACCTCGCGATGTTCACGGCCCTGGAGGAGATATTTTTCCTGGTGCGCACAATCGATCCGCTGCCCGCGCCACCGCCGCTGGCCCGCCATCATGCCCTGGTCGCCCGTCCGCCGTTCGCCGTAAACGATGAAAAAGCCCTACTGACGGAGCATCGCATCGATACCGTGGTGGCGAAAAACAGCGGCGGCGCGGCGGCGCGGGCGAAAATCGACGCCGCCCTCGCCCTCGACCTCAGCGTCGTGCTGATCGCGCGGCCCGCCCCCGAGCCGTGCCCGACGACCGCACGCCTCGACGAAGCCTTGGCATGGCTTGAGGACGTCTTATGATCCGTCCGTCTTTGGCGCATTTTCCACCGGCGCGGGGCGAAGAACATGACTGTGATCGGCGGCGTAAAGCCGCGAATCGGTGAACGGCGCGCCTTCATCCGTTGTCCCGGCCAATACCCGACCGACCAAAATCAGCACGGTGCGGGTCAGATTCAACGCCTTGACCTTTTCTCGAACATCCGAAAGCCGGGCGCGAACAATCGTCTGATCCGGCCAACTGACGCGGTAGGCCACCACCACGGGGCAATCGACGCCGTAATGCGGGCTTAACTCGCGCACCACCTTGGCCAAATTGTTGATCGACAAGTGGATCGCCAACGTCGCTCCGCTTTGCCCCAGGGTGGCGAGATCCTCGCCCTGGGGCATCGCCGAGGCGCGCACCGCGGTGCGCGTCAGGATGATCGTCTGGCTGATATCGGGCAGGGTCAGTTCGCTTTTGATCGCGGCGGCGGCGGCGGCGAAGGCGGGGACACCCGGCGTCACCGCATAGGGGATGTCCAGGGCGTCGAGGCGACGCATCTGTTCCGCCGTCGCCCCGTAAATCGACGGATCCCCCGAATGGACCCGGGCGACGTCACGCCCCACCGCGTCGGCGGCG
This genomic window from Varunaivibrio sulfuroxidans contains:
- a CDS encoding cobalt-precorrin-5B (C(1))-methyltransferase, whose translation is MTTRKPKIKSGSETQPPLRRGWTTGACAAAAAKSAYHALLTGRFLDPVTVALPKGDAPAFPLARAELGDGFARAGIVKDAGDDPDITHGAEIIAAVAPGPRGTGITFAAGPGVGTVTLAGLPLAVGEPAINPAPRKIIAEAIDAVARELNASGLSRVCLLSGAEGIDVRVTVSIPGGEELAQKTMNGRLGVKGGLSILGTTGVVIPYSCASWIHAIHRGVDVARAQGIDTLGAATGKTSETALRALIPLPEAAIIDMGDFAGGLLKYLRKAPVSHLIIAGGFAKMVKLAQGHGDLHSARSRIDFKDLAVLAATAGAARDDCARIERAATAYAVLQDFPELTPNLAALVARRARATALATLSGGVDVDILVIDRTGRLIGDTRRERDRVDG
- a CDS encoding cobalt-precorrin-6A reductase produces the protein MVKRLLILGGTSEAAELSHTAAKTFAGRAQVVTSLAGSTRSPRLDLAGGVRRGGFGGIEGLSRYLRDENIAAVIDATHPFAETISGHAYCACLRTATPLLRLERPAWTLPPAARWVEVATMTAAVEVLGGFARRVFLGIGRKNLAMFTALEEIFFLVRTIDPLPAPPPLARHHALVARPPFAVNDEKALLTEHRIDTVVAKNSGGAAARAKIDAALALDLSVVLIARPAPEPCPTTARLDEALAWLEDVL
- the cobM gene encoding precorrin-4 C(11)-methyltransferase gives rise to the protein MTVHFIGAGPGAPDLITVRALKLIQSCPVVLYAGSLVPREILAEARSDARILDTAGMHLDEIIAEIAAADAVGRDVARVHSGDPSIYGATAEQMRRLDALDIPYAVTPGVPAFAAAAAAIKSELTLPDISQTIILTRTAVRASAMPQGEDLATLGQSGATLAIHLSINNLAKVVRELSPHYGVDCPVVVAYRVSWPDQTIVRARLSDVREKVKALNLTRTVLILVGRVLAGTTDEGAPFTDSRLYAADHSHVLRPAPVENAPKTDGS